One Acidobacteriota bacterium DNA window includes the following coding sequences:
- a CDS encoding ammonia-forming cytochrome c nitrite reductase subunit c552, producing MSESINEKPPAARTWSTRKFVLITALIATLGAIAGAALLINIFERKQEGRNPFYRVVDLTDETEDPEVWGKNFPLQYDGYKRTVDQIRTRYGGSEALPRSPTQADPRSVVAQSKLEEDPRLKAMWAGYAFSKDFREERGHAYMLDDQTFTERQQAAQQPGTCMQCHASVYVPYKKLGGGDLIKGFEAMNQMSYTEARKLVEHPVGCIDCHDPSNMQLRVTRPGFIEGMAALKASQGIANYDVNKMATRQEMRAFVCGQCHVEYYFKGPEKRLVYPWQKGLKIDDIMAYYDEVKQKDWTHADTGAPVLKAQHPEFEMWNQGIHARSGVACADCHMPYKRVGALKISDHHVRSPLLNINLACQTCHKWSEEELKARVETIQERTFKLRNVAMDALMDLINDIKAAKAAGKTDEQLAGAQDFQRLAQFYLDFVEAENSTGFHAPQEAARILGESIDFSRKGQKALR from the coding sequence ATGAGCGAATCCATCAATGAAAAACCACCTGCTGCAAGAACCTGGAGTACCCGAAAATTTGTTTTAATTACGGCACTGATTGCAACCCTCGGCGCGATTGCCGGGGCAGCGTTGCTCATCAATATCTTTGAACGCAAACAGGAAGGTCGGAATCCTTTCTATCGCGTCGTTGACTTGACGGATGAGACCGAAGACCCGGAAGTCTGGGGAAAAAATTTCCCTCTGCAATATGACGGGTATAAACGCACGGTCGACCAGATTCGCACGCGCTACGGCGGCAGTGAAGCCTTGCCGCGTTCGCCGACGCAAGCCGACCCGCGCTCGGTGGTCGCGCAATCGAAACTCGAAGAAGACCCGCGCCTTAAAGCCATGTGGGCGGGTTATGCCTTTTCAAAAGATTTTCGCGAAGAACGCGGGCACGCCTATATGCTTGATGACCAGACCTTCACCGAACGTCAGCAGGCAGCCCAACAGCCGGGCACCTGCATGCAATGTCATGCGTCGGTCTATGTGCCTTATAAAAAACTGGGCGGCGGCGATTTGATTAAAGGCTTTGAAGCGATGAATCAGATGTCTTACACCGAAGCTCGCAAACTGGTCGAACATCCGGTCGGTTGTATCGATTGTCATGACCCCTCGAATATGCAATTGCGCGTCACCCGTCCGGGCTTTATCGAAGGCATGGCAGCACTCAAAGCTTCGCAGGGCATTGCCAATTATGATGTCAACAAAATGGCAACCCGGCAGGAAATGCGCGCTTTCGTCTGCGGACAATGTCACGTTGAATACTATTTCAAAGGACCCGAAAAACGCCTGGTTTACCCCTGGCAAAAGGGTTTGAAGATTGATGACATCATGGCTTATTACGATGAAGTCAAACAAAAGGACTGGACGCATGCAGACACCGGCGCGCCTGTCTTGAAAGCTCAACATCCTGAATTTGAAATGTGGAATCAAGGCATCCATGCGCGTTCGGGAGTTGCCTGCGCCGATTGTCATATGCCTTATAAACGGGTCGGCGCATTGAAAATCAGCGACCATCATGTGCGCTCGCCGTTGCTCAATATCAACCTTGCCTGTCAGACCTGTCACAAATGGTCGGAAGAGGAACTCAAAGCCCGCGTTGAAACGATTCAGGAGAGAACGTTTAAATTGCGCAATGTGGCGATGGATGCGTTGATGGATTTAATCAATGACATCAAAGCGGCAAAGGCTGCCGGGAAAACCGATGAACAACTGGCAGGCGCGCAGGATTTTCAACGTCTCGCGCAGTTTTATCTGGATTTCGTTGAAGCGGAAAATTCGACGGGTTTTCATGCGCCACAGGAAGCCGCGAGAATTCTGGGTGAATCGATAGATTTTTCGCGCAAAGGACAAAAAGCTTTGCGTTGA
- a CDS encoding YwiC-like family protein produces MSISKKLRLPKEHGAWAMLYVPFALGTIVAAQVSWQWLFLLLAVSGLFISRESMLVWWRARSRGRDAKGADRMLMIYLAIAAAFGAPLILIFKLYVLIPLGLFGMVLLLINGKQAVNLEERSIFGEILAICGLTMTAPAAYYVATGEWNHTALWLWLLSACYFSSSVFYIKVRVAGLHRNKPNALQRVSQHCAFYHTFLIVALVLFTFTKSLELPILIAFTPAISRAFIGLLTPGRKVNLTQAGFLEVVYSLIFLIFTTLTFS; encoded by the coding sequence ATGAGCATCAGTAAAAAATTGCGGTTACCCAAAGAACACGGGGCGTGGGCAATGCTATATGTCCCGTTTGCGCTTGGCACGATTGTCGCCGCTCAGGTTTCCTGGCAATGGCTCTTTCTGTTATTGGCAGTCAGCGGGTTATTTATATCGCGTGAATCCATGCTGGTCTGGTGGCGTGCCAGAAGTCGCGGACGCGACGCCAAAGGCGCAGACCGTATGCTGATGATTTATCTGGCAATTGCCGCTGCCTTTGGCGCTCCGCTCATTCTCATCTTTAAACTTTATGTACTTATTCCGCTCGGACTCTTCGGTATGGTCTTGTTGCTCATCAATGGCAAACAGGCGGTCAATCTGGAAGAGCGTTCAATCTTTGGCGAAATCCTCGCCATTTGCGGACTCACCATGACCGCGCCTGCGGCTTATTACGTCGCCACAGGCGAATGGAATCACACGGCTTTATGGTTGTGGTTGTTAAGCGCCTGCTATTTTTCCAGCAGCGTTTTTTATATTAAAGTGCGGGTTGCCGGTCTGCATCGCAATAAACCCAATGCCTTGCAAAGGGTTTCGCAACACTGCGCCTTTTATCATACCTTTCTGATCGTTGCGCTGGTGCTTTTTACCTTTACCAAAAGTCTTGAGCTTCCTATTCTCATCGCTTTTACACCGGCTATCAGTCGCGCCTTTATCGGGTTGCTCACACCCGGACGCAAAGTGAATCTGACACAGGCAGGTTTTTTAGAAGTGGTTTACTCGCTGATCTTTTTGATTTTCACGACGCTCACTTTCAGTTAA
- a CDS encoding hemerythrin domain-containing protein, translating to MTFLTLITFHQNLNELFIRHQEALLDGDIEAATDRLDEFIKQLREHMDYEEKHLLPVYQRAGEIRGGAVEFFTGEHRKMLELLARIQDSLNLFATNPENLKRRIIKLFDEEAAFKSLVEHHDMREENILYPTLDRITTPEEKKYLLNDCLHRQAAHQSL from the coding sequence ATGACTTTTTTAACCTTAATAACCTTTCACCAAAACTTAAATGAATTATTCATCCGTCATCAGGAAGCTTTGCTTGACGGCGATATTGAAGCAGCCACCGACCGCCTCGATGAATTCATCAAACAACTTCGCGAACACATGGATTACGAAGAAAAACACCTGCTGCCAGTTTATCAACGAGCGGGAGAAATTCGCGGCGGCGCGGTTGAATTTTTTACCGGCGAACATCGCAAAATGCTTGAACTGCTAGCCCGCATTCAGGATTCGCTAAATCTGTTTGCGACAAATCCCGAAAATTTGAAACGCCGTATTATTAAATTATTCGATGAAGAAGCGGCATTCAAAAGTCTGGTCGAACATCACGATATGCGTGAAGAAAATATTCTCTATCCGACGCTTGACCGTATCACCACCCCGGAAGAGAAAAAATATCTGCTGAATGATTGTCTTCATCGACAAGCGGCACATCAGTCTTTATAA
- a CDS encoding Crp/Fnr family transcriptional regulator, translating to MSLSHPFDIIDRCSQCHLRIAGSFCDLPETVLRDFDAIIQTNFYSPGIRIFAEGQLARGVFILCSGRVKFSLTSSNGKSLMRIAETGEILGLSATLANAPYEASAEMLEAGQVNFIRREYFMQFLEAHGAASLRAAQILSRNYQTMYQEIKSLVLADSVAEKFARLLLGWCARDGKDTENGIHLKISLTHTEIAQMIGSSRETVTRLFGELKNKQVIQLKGSNLFICNKAALERFISS from the coding sequence ATGAGTTTATCCCATCCATTCGACATTATCGACCGGTGCTCTCAATGCCATTTGCGAATCGCTGGCTCGTTTTGTGATTTACCGGAAACCGTGCTTCGTGATTTTGATGCCATCATTCAAACCAATTTTTATTCACCGGGAATCCGCATATTTGCCGAAGGGCAACTGGCTCGCGGGGTATTTATTTTGTGCAGCGGGCGGGTGAAATTTTCGCTGACCTCGAGCAATGGAAAATCTCTGATGCGTATTGCGGAAACCGGCGAAATTCTCGGACTCAGCGCCACGCTTGCCAATGCGCCTTACGAAGCGTCGGCGGAAATGCTCGAAGCGGGGCAGGTCAATTTCATCCGGCGGGAATATTTCATGCAGTTTCTCGAAGCCCACGGCGCAGCCAGCCTCAGAGCTGCGCAGATTCTCAGCCGCAATTATCAAACCATGTATCAGGAAATCAAATCGTTGGTGCTGGCGGATTCGGTGGCTGAAAAATTCGCCAGACTATTGCTCGGTTGGTGCGCAAGAGATGGTAAAGACACCGAGAACGGCATTCATTTGAAAATCTCTTTGACCCATACGGAGATTGCTCAGATGATCGGCTCGTCGCGGGAAACCGTAACCCGTCTGTTCGGTGAATTGAAAAACAAACAGGTCATTCAATTGAAAGGCTCAAACCTGTTTATCTGTAACAAAGCGGCGCTTGAACGCTTCATCAGTTCTTAG
- a CDS encoding RHS repeat domain-containing protein, whose product MWTAKFVYNQFHQVTAKTDARGVVTNYSYDALNRVTDF is encoded by the coding sequence ATGTGGACAGCGAAGTTCGTTTACAATCAATTCCATCAAGTCACCGCCAAGACCGATGCCCGTGGCGTGGTGACGAATTATTCATACGATGCGCTCAATCGCGTGACCGATTTCTAA
- a CDS encoding YCF48-related protein — translation MGKKIFILSTILICICSSTFCDVIITPIKPKYRSIRFPDDLHGWLTGYGRVFYTTDGGETWERQFMPIDSSKPESSNKTPLGFVGSILWADQYSAMVRSESGIITFNANLGYGYENFLAKDILSRLGYTLFTDRVSGWGVGPMGKVFLTKDKGETWNVLQTPQHDVLHNLFAVSPENIWVVGNNILQNSTDGGRNWRLCQLPFSHDLLSIKFVNENIGWACGYNGLILKTEDAGKTWQKKETLYSHRTVLNELLFINAHQGFVVGTRWHKNENMDEDTQEGIILYTEDGGDNWKQLITKLGEDFIDIASPPNGQVWVISRQGKLLRTKDNGATWDSITIE, via the coding sequence ATGGGTAAAAAAATATTTATCCTTTCCACAATACTTATTTGTATATGTTCTTCGACTTTTTGCGATGTAATTATTACTCCCATTAAACCTAAGTACCGTTCTATTCGGTTCCCTGATGATTTACATGGATGGTTAACCGGTTATGGAAGAGTCTTTTACACTACTGATGGTGGAGAAACTTGGGAAAGGCAATTTATGCCTATTGATTCCTCTAAACCTGAATCCAGTAATAAAACTCCTTTAGGATTTGTGGGGTCAATCTTATGGGCAGATCAATACAGTGCAATGGTACGAAGTGAGTCAGGAATTATTACTTTTAACGCGAACCTGGGATATGGGTATGAGAACTTTTTGGCTAAAGACATCCTTTCGAGATTAGGGTATACCTTATTCACAGATAGAGTATCAGGATGGGGTGTAGGCCCGATGGGGAAAGTTTTTCTAACTAAAGATAAAGGGGAAACCTGGAATGTTCTACAAACTCCCCAACATGATGTCTTACATAATTTGTTTGCAGTTTCACCTGAAAATATCTGGGTGGTTGGTAATAACATATTACAGAATTCTACTGATGGTGGAAGAAATTGGAGATTGTGTCAGTTACCTTTTAGCCATGATCTCTTGTCAATCAAGTTTGTCAACGAGAATATAGGTTGGGCTTGTGGTTATAACGGTTTGATTTTGAAAACTGAAGATGCAGGCAAGACCTGGCAAAAAAAAGAAACTCTATACTCACATCGTACAGTGCTTAACGAACTATTGTTTATTAATGCGCATCAGGGATTTGTTGTAGGTACTAGATGGCATAAGAATGAGAATATGGATGAAGATACGCAGGAAGGTATAATTCTTTACACTGAGGATGGAGGTGATAACTGGAAGCAACTAATTACTAAACTTGGCGAGGATTTTATTGATATTGCTTCACCTCCAAATGGTCAAGTATGGGTAATAAGCCGTCAAGGTAAATTACTTCGTACAAAAGATAATGGTGCAACTTGGGATTCGATCACCATTGAATAA